TTTTGTAATCGGCGGCGATTTAATACCAAGGCTTATTGACGAGATTCCTATCTTGGCGGTGCTGGCGTGTTTTGCCGACGGTCAAAGCGTCATAAAAGACGCGCAAGAACTAAAAGTAAAAGAATCCAACCGCATAGACACCACGGTCAATATGCTCAAAAAAATGGGCGCAAGGATAGAGGCCACCAACGATGGAATGATTATAAACGGCTCGGGCGCGCTAATGGGCGGCGTGGAAATTGACGCGGGCCTTGACCACAGGCTTGCCATGTGCGCGGCTGTGGCGGGCGCCGTTTCATTAGACGGCGTTAAGATAAAAAACGCCCAAATAGCCGATGTCAGCTATCCGGGCTTTTACAAAATCTTTGAGCGGGGCGAGCAATGAAAAAATACGCGCTGTTGGGCGAGGATATAAAATATTCCTTTTCGCATATCACGCATCAAGAAATCGCCAAGCTAGCCAATATTGACTTGCGATACGATATTTTATCCGTCGCGCCTCAAGCCTTTACGGGCGCGGTCAATAGGCTTAAGCAAGGCTATGACGGGTTTAATATCACCAAGCCGTATAAGCTTAAAATCTTGCCTTACCTTAGCCAAAACCATTCCAAAACGCAAGCTGTCAATACGGTCAAGGTTCTGGATGGCGAATTAATAGGCTATAACACCGACGGAATAGGTTTTATGCGTTCTTTAGAGTTTCATAACATTATTATAGACGGGGATTGCTTAATATTGGGCGCGGGCGGGGCCGCCAGGACTTTGGCGTATGAGCTTGATAAAGTCTGCGATGTTTTTATTTATAACCGCACCAAGCAAAAAGCTTTGGATATAATAGAAGACTTAAAACTAAAAAACACGCGCTGGGCCGATTTGGCGTCGCTAAAACCAAAGATTATTATCAATTGCACTACTTTGGGACTTAACAACGAAATGAGCTTGCCAGAAGAAGTAAACTTGCAAAATGTTCAGGTTTTTTACGATACGATATACAATCCGCCGTTGACGCCTATGTTAAGATTGGCCCAAGAGCTTGGCAAAACCGCGGTTAACGGCTTGGCAATGCTGTTTTTTCAGGCGCTGGAAGCGCAAAAAATTTGGAATAATATTAACCTTAATAATAAACAAATCAGCGAGGCATTGAAAAACATATGCGGCAAAGTAAAATAAAAATTTTGATAATCAACGGAGTTAATCTCAATATGCTGGGCAAGCGCGAGCCGCACATATACGGGACTCAGACTTTGGACGATATAAACGCCCAAATCAAAGCGGCCGCGCCCGAGGGCGTGCAACTGGAATTCTTTCAGTCCAATCACGAGGGCGACATAATAGACAAAATTCACAGCGCGGACGCCGACGCGTTAATTATCAACGCGGGCGCGCATACGCATTACAGTTACGCCATTTACGACGCGTTAAAGTGTATTTCAATACCCAAATATGAAGTGCATATGTCGGATATTTTCAAAAGGGAAGAAACATTTAGGCACAAGTCGGTTTTGACGCCCGCCGTGGACCAGATGTTTTTCGGCAAAGGCGTCAACAGCTATATTGAGGCGGTTTTTGCCGCTTATAATAAGGTGAAAAAATGACCAAGTTAGGAAAAATCATAGATTATATGAACGCCATAGCGCCGCCCGAGCAAAAAGAAGAGGGCGATAATATAGGCTTTTTGGTGGGGCGCATAAACAGCCAAATTACCAAATGCGTCCTGTGCCTTGACGCGACTTTGGAAGTAATACAAGAAAGCGCGCAGATAGGCGCACAGCTGATTATAAGCCACCACCCTTTTATATACAAACCGATAAGCACGATAACCGACCAGACATTGCAAGGCAAAAAGATATTGTACGCCATAAAGCATAATATCAATATATTTAGCGCGCATACCAACTTGGACGCAAGCGAACAAGGTATAAACGACTACATAGCGCGCTTGCTTGATTTGCAAAATGTCCAAAGATTTGACGTCCAAGACTCGCCTTGGCAAGGCGGCAGGATAGGCGACTTAAAAGAGCCCATTGCCTTGATTGATTTGGCGAATAAGCTAAAAAA
The sequence above is a segment of the Clostridiales bacterium genome. Coding sequences within it:
- a CDS encoding shikimate dehydrogenase translates to MKKYALLGEDIKYSFSHITHQEIAKLANIDLRYDILSVAPQAFTGAVNRLKQGYDGFNITKPYKLKILPYLSQNHSKTQAVNTVKVLDGELIGYNTDGIGFMRSLEFHNIIIDGDCLILGAGGAARTLAYELDKVCDVFIYNRTKQKALDIIEDLKLKNTRWADLASLKPKIIINCTTLGLNNEMSLPEEVNLQNVQVFYDTIYNPPLTPMLRLAQELGKTAVNGLAMLFFQALEAQKIWNNINLNNKQISEALKNICGKVK
- a CDS encoding 3-dehydroquinate dehydratase, which translates into the protein MRQSKIKILIINGVNLNMLGKREPHIYGTQTLDDINAQIKAAAPEGVQLEFFQSNHEGDIIDKIHSADADALIINAGAHTHYSYAIYDALKCISIPKYEVHMSDIFKREETFRHKSVLTPAVDQMFFGKGVNSYIEAVFAAYNKVKK
- a CDS encoding Nif3-like dinuclear metal center hexameric protein, producing the protein MTKLGKIIDYMNAIAPPEQKEEGDNIGFLVGRINSQITKCVLCLDATLEVIQESAQIGAQLIISHHPFIYKPISTITDQTLQGKKILYAIKHNINIFSAHTNLDASEQGINDYIARLLDLQNVQRFDVQDSPWQGGRIGDLKEPIALIDLANKLKNIFEDDSVRLTGKKDKLVRKIAFISGGAGKTEYLRAAIDMGADCYISCDFSHHAALEAQERDFGLILCSHYCMERVILKRLQELLANRFDTVQFIISSKEKNPIDTI